A DNA window from Plasmodium brasilianum strain Bolivian I chromosome 12, whole genome shotgun sequence contains the following coding sequences:
- a CDS encoding hypothetical protein (conserved Plasmodium protein), whose translation MENKVTFFREYESVEKKIEIIKGYLDNEEENKMIKNYSHIIGNLQYLSNCLNSYREVKTVLDVHLTLLIHSFLDFLKKTFNKLAGIIKYFKVKFENERSEINNVIIRAEKKVRHTRRTSASDEMGEGTPVSSREKREKEEEEQEEEERGEDDNNDHNDNDNAHNDKDNKNDDRNYNGQANKEKRNANISNRNAEAGNGAKNEEDAESKFLKMYIIIEEVFKYYNTLISVRGEKKIKTLFPCDAYCLNGIVDTLLTLREEEDVFNYVSKLKYDKTDEDNSWVILYILKIWLSFCLYIPFKLANLNENILNNIQDIYYYYVKKNDKSKEACSILYAQFLSREDVYQCRTYFNNFMIFSKEIILKLIYIESKKNEELTEDLYIIKNTNIPTCCNVKFTTLLFYGILLTHKRILKKLDKKILKNYTNFYNFFFIHNHSILDFTPTSKSLKILCMGYYASIFLDKFDDIVNQKNECLHTLTEQGQRDEGAKRDTPDDIFRKSDDANCSSPCSGNYGKNENTKNNFSSVGEQSQMLEDNLLNEFPLFLNINDVLNLYKKGKEMKCEREHKEEMTYLKVYKKYTCEKDIMQILNILFCYFNDNNSTVRWCLSKSFGNILIYLSLDNIQIIMNKFDDLAKYNDFNTLCTINYTLFHFLFNKNNLSIQTLNYLIRKIIQSLYLNKEKIYPSAFVLLYSLFKYNKYIKKYYEQQNSGINYFFFHLIFIKLIVLSLFEDNINIRKSAMSLLQIFIGNFNFLYQLGSGAWDENFASTSTVSKPSTIPVSIPVSIQASIPISSGANAVADTSADMTANTASTDTTDMDSLSNRNTRRAVTNPPRAECGKVTSEGGNQERLFSDILNFINLFFDHSKINEFYEDIKNMSSCSTDEKNKSMNTYNYEQKGIYEKNRKQFDETKKDIFNTNIDILSTCNFTELTNLKRSIIIKTKVVCNFFLYKYPVIFHLYSNKLFHENINIRLLSAESLANLSAMDSDYFIMVVLPFLINKSYEENVLIKHGSIICISKILLKLKKNIDENLQNEIKKIILYSEKRRIYKFKKGEILRHSLCLLIQSVCQCNCFMVKKNTYSFFIEILHNNLFHYNEIIQYEASKIFYYMPIYMISKEKAIEYIYDVLTKIIKAKDNFLHLKGYFILLCFIHDSIIPCISSQLIKIFYQILKKSSTYFKIKNTLIVKKKNSQEIVDTFSPVKLLEKDETKMEIIIKDNINFFKNINFESYPIDSNMKIFCLLALFNIADKVRKKYIADFLVVYNQCTTSFKGLIKSKRPHKEKLNRRGNESSEIGSNSTSSATATTTTTTAITADADTTSNTTTVDTITTNAHPNTFNGTTEGGIVTSTKCLNTRSTNCSDEQNLHKNKLMMRHTCMQRNSQSCIGENVTVESVNHTYYKNVDCFSKDSHNELNSGLDKKYKKKQRNTSFYMKKKIKFIKKKIKWEEVLEKSKKKNKDIFQFNLNINKIVKILILYLQEYVYENDIGDSHIFVREICLGLTAFLLTSYPLFFFKRKQQKGMDAVRGVDVVNVVDVVNVVDVVNVVDAPKGEELDAQKLPSADMAGLSAKHPNGTVNKNYFYDCLTSDDSYEDESSDNECPSNESRDNCSYQEKDNVIYMYVLFEIKKTYINTLIQLLLKLLCEKNIRTHKKCLYLLNYLYNYATFNDNGEMDHFAFSNIFNKYCHDYSYELFLKKKIDDNIRKSKINIYQYLSSYSTDISSVFENIITHVCDYYEPLYLKDKIYTAHQARFSKHDSYNTNEDKDYYYTKKNEDEGNEKSSGKSFKRTTNINKCSCTYEEEITSLFLNKNYKYSLMKTIFNKINNFIYLYNYTLKYTSFSIFHKNKFISTRKGLIKGHNNKDLGTGKEVKTKETNFENGINYQHRKNNDLIFENILINNDFIDEINLSENEEKMSMEEENLIKDVHFLLDKTKKNISVIKCLEYNETYLYSHIFYLLFLNKYNYYIISGFFNTLCYYSSYTEYSNYEYTNLIKKGKEKSIEYLFLEFLVKYKNIYTFGYIRDDILFLYIRYYKMYYIEYDYTIVDKVFCDYNREKANTFWNGTNNKDVCNMGNSTIKISGNLDDASKTINNEMNMIDHDMTTQWDIRGCENSGSSSNGFFSLHNCNMHNINLSEIIMLEKKYKKFDFAKNLFHNYSIFFDRNIIFLKSDNKNWDNMNKEEKKREKKIRRKTNKQIKKKFHTKIELLEYVNICLIKILYYLNNFNLIQLEIFLKSVNSFVKFSVINNFTAFCFLNFFLHSLEKYTCFSLIKTISELIINIFMCPTIHLNIKKLAMFLILNLLLHR comes from the coding sequence atggaaaataaagtAACATTTTTTCGTGAATATGAAAGTGTCGAAAAGAagatagaaataataaaaggcTATTTGGATAATgaggaagaaaataaaatgataaaaaattattcacaTATTATAGGTAATTTACAATACTTAAGCAATTGTTTAAATAGTTATAGAGAAGTAAAGACAGTGTTGGATGTTCATTTGACTCTTCTGATTCATTCGTTCTTagattttttaaagaagacttttaataaattagcAGGCAttatcaaatattttaaggtTAAATTTGAGAATGAGAGGAGTGaaattaataatgttatCATCAGGGCTGAAAAGAAAGTGAGACATACAAGGAGGACAAGTGCCTCTGATGAAATGGGGGAGGGTACACCCGTAAGTTCTAGGGAAAAAAGAGAGAAGGAGGAGGAGGAacaagaagaggaagaaagaGGTGAGGATGACAATAATGACCATAATGACAACGATAATGCCCATAATGACAAGGacaataaaaatgatgatcGTAATTATAATGGTCAGgcaaataaagaaaaaaggaatgcAAATATCAGTAACAGAAATGCGGAAGCTGGAAATGGCGCAAAAAACGAAGAGGATGCCGAGAGCAAATTTTTGAAGATGTACATAATTATAGAAGAAGTGTTTAAATATTACAACACGTTAATATCTGTaagaggagaaaaaaaaattaaaacattatttCCGTGTGACGCATATTGTTTAAATGGCATAGTAGATACACTTCTTACATTAAGAGAAGAAGAGGATGTTTTTAATTACGTAAGTAAGTTAAAATATGACAAAACGGATGAAGATAATTCATgggtaattttatatattttaaaaatttggtTATCCTTCTGCTTATATATACCATTTAAACTAgcaaatttaaatgaaaatattttaaataatattcaagatatatattattattatgttaaaaaaaatgataaatcgAAAGAAGCTTGTTCCATTTTGTATGCTCAATTTTTAAGTAGAGAAGATGTCTACCAATGTagaacatattttaataattttatgattttctcaaaagaaattatattaaaattgatatatatagaatctaagaaaaatgaagaattaaCTGAAgatttgtatataataaaaaatacaaatatccCTACTTGTTGCAATGTAAAATTTACtactttacttttttatggtatattattaacacataaaagaattttaaaaaagctagataaaaaaattttaaagaattacaccaatttttataattttttttttattcacaATCATAGTATCCTGGATTTTACGCCAACATCAAAATCGTTGAAGATTCTTTGTATGGGCTATTACGCTTCCATATTTTTGGACAAATTTGACGATATCGTTAATCAGAAAAATGAATGTCTGCATACTTTGACAGAACAGGGTCAAAGGGATGAAGGTGCAAAAAGGGATACTCCAGACGATATTTTCCGAAAAAGTGACGACGCAAATTGTAGCTCACCATGCAGCGGAAATTAtggtaaaaatgaaaacacaaaaaataatttctcgAGTGTAGGGGAGCAAAGCCAAATGCTCGAGGACAACCTTTTGAACGAATTTCCTCTGTTCCTAAATATCAACGATGTGttaaatttatacaaaaaaggTAAAGAGATGAAATGCGAAAGAGAGCACAAAGAAGAGATGACTTACTTAAAAGTGTACAAAAAATACACATgtgaaaaagatataatgCAAATTCTGAACATATTATTCTGCtattttaatgataataatagtacTGTTCGATGGTGTTTATCAAAAAGTTttggaaatattttaatatatcttaGTTTAGACaatattcaaattataaTGAACAAATTTGATGatttagcaaaatataatgattttAACACACTTTGTACAATAAACTAtactttatttcatttcctttttaacaaaaataatttatccaTACAAaccttaaattatttaattcgaAAAATAATACAGAGCTTATATTTAAACAAAGAGAAAATTTATCCTAGTGCTTTTGTTCTATTATACagtttatttaaatacaacaaatacattaaaaagtACTATGAACAACAGAATAGTGGaataaactatttttttttccatttaatattcattaaattaattGTTTTGTCTTTATTTGAGGATAACATTAATATTAGGAAGTCAGCTATGTCTCTGCTTCAAATTTTCATAGGcaactttaattttttatatcagcTTGGAAGCGGAGCATGGGATGAAAATTTTGCATCTACCTCAACGGTTAGTAAGCCGTCCACCATACCGGTCAGCATACCGGTTAGCATACAGGCTAGCATACCGATCAGCTCAGGAGCTAATGCAGTTGCGGATACATCGGCTGATATGACCGCTAATACAGCGTCTACTGATACTACTGATATGGATTCCCTATCGAATAGGAACACCAGAAGAGCGGTAACTAACCCACCTAGGGCTGAATGTGGAAAGGTAACTTCTGAGGGAGGGAATCAAGAACGGCTGTTTTCGGACATCCTCAATTTCATTAACCTATTTTTTGAtcattcaaaaataaatgagtTTTATgaggatataaaaaatatgtcaaGTTGTAGCacagatgaaaaaaataaaagtatgaatacatataattatgaacagaaaggaatttatgaaaaaaatagaaagcagtttgatgaaacaaaaaaagatatttttaatactaatattgatatattatcTACTTGTAATTTTACAGAGCtgacaaatttaaaaagatcaataattataaaaactaaAGTTgtatgcaatttttttttatacaaatatccagttatttttcatttatattcaaataagTTATTTCACGAAAATATCAACATACGATTATTATCAGCAGAATCGTTAGCAAATTTATCAGCTATGGATTCTGATTACTTTATTATGGTtgttttaccatttttaataaataaaagctATGAAGAAAATGTGTTGATCAAACATGGTTccattatatgtatatctaagatccttttaaaattaaaaaaaaatattgatgaGAACttacaaaatgaaataaaaaaaataatactatatagtgagaaaagaagaatatataaatttaaaaaaggggaaattTTAAGACATAGTTTATGCCTACTGATACAAAGTGTATGTCAATGTAATTGTTTTATGGTAAAGAAAAATAcctattctttttttatagaaatattacataataatttatttcattacaaTGAAATTATACAATATGAGGcttctaaaatattttattacatgcctatatatatgataagcAAGGAAAAAGcaattgaatatatatacgatgtgcttacaaaaattataaaagcaAAAGACAACTTTCTTCATCTGAAGGGATATTTCATTCTTCTCTGTTTTATTCATGACAGCATTATTCCATGCATTTCCTCtcaattaattaaaatattttatcaaattctaaaaaaaagttctacttatttcaaaattaaaaatactttaatagtaaaaaaaaaaaacagtcaAGAGATAGTAGACACTTTTTCTCCAGTCAAATTGTTGGAAAAGGATGAAACTAAAAtggaaattataattaaagacaatattaatttttttaaaaacattaattttGAATCATACCCTATTGATTCTAATATGAAGATATTCTGCTTATTAGCTTTGTTTAACATAGCTGATAAGGTTCGAAAAAAATACATCGCTGACTTTTTAGTCGTTTATAATCAATGTACTACCAGTTTTAAGGGTCTAATTAAGTCCAAACGACCCCATAAGGAAAAACTGAACCGGAGGGGAAATGAAAGTAGCGAAATTGGCAGTAATAGCACAAGTTCCGCTACGGCTACTACTACGACTACTACTGCCATTACTGCTGATGCCGATACTACTTCCAATACTACTACTGTTGATACTATTACTACCAATGCCCACCCCAACACATTTAATGGCACAACAGAAGGCGGAATTGTTACTTCGACCAAATGCCTTAATACACGTAGCACTAATTGCTCCGATGAGCAAAACTTACACAAAAATAAGCTCATGATGAGGCATACATGTATGCAGAGGAACAGTCAATCATGTATTGGAGAAAACGTAACTGTTGAAAGTGTTAATCATacatattacaaaaatgtgGACTGTTTTAGTAAAGATAGTCATAACGAATTAAATTCTGGACtggataaaaaatataaaaagaaacaaagaaACACAAGtttttatatgaagaaaaaaattaaatttataaaaaaaaaaataaaatgggaaGAAGTGCTAGAAAAgagcaaaaagaaaaataaagacaTATTTCAGTTTAActtaaatattaacaaaatagtgaaaatattaattttatatttacaagaATATGTGTATGAAAATGATATAGGAGACTCTCATATATTTGTGAGGGAAATATGTTTAGGGCTTACCGCCTTTTTGTTAACTTCTTACCCGCTGTTCTTTTTCAAGAGGAAGCAACAAAAAGGGATGGACGCGGTTAGAGGGGTGGATGTAGTTAACGTGGTCGATGTAGTTAACGTGGTCGATGTAGTTAACGTAGTCGATGCACCTAAAGGGGAAGAATTAGACGCACAAAAATTACCCAGCGCGGATATGGCGGGATTAAGTGCTAAGCATCCAAATGGCacagttaataaaaattatttttacgaTTGTCTTACCTCGGATGATAGTTATGAAGATGAGAGTAGTGATAATGAGTGTCCATCGAATGAAAGCAGGGATAACTGTTCTTACCAGGAAAAagataatgtaatatatatgtatgtcttatttgaaataaagaaaacatatattaacacATTAATTCAATTATTGTTGAAATTGttatgtgaaaaaaatatacgaaCACATAAGAAGTGTTTGTACTTATTGAACTATTTGTATAACTATGCAACTTTCAATGATAACGGAGAAATGGATCATTTTGCATtcagtaatatttttaataagtaTTGTCATGATTATTCTTATGAATTATTtcttaagaaaaaaattgacgATAACATAaggaaaagtaaaattaatatctATCAGTATTTAAGTAGCTATTCAACAGATATTTCAAGCGtctttgaaaatataattactcATGTGTGTGATTATTATGAACCATTATATTTAAAggacaaaatatatactgCACATCAGGCGAGGTTTTCTAAGCATGACAGCTATAATACCAATGAGGACAAGGACTATTACTATACTAAGAAGAATGAAGATgaaggaaatgaaaaaagttcAGGAAAATCCTTCAAAAGAACaacaaacataaataaatgctCTTGTACATATGAAGAAGAAATtacttcattatttttgaacaagaattataaatatagttTAATGAAAaccatatttaataaaattaataattttatttatttgtataattatacattaaaGTATACCagtttttccatttttcacAAGAATAAGTTTATTTCTACTAGAAAGGGTTTGATAAAAGGACACAATAACAAAGATCTCGGTACGGGTAAAGAAGTAAAAACAAAGGAAacaaattttgaaaatggaataaattaTCAACATCGAAAAAACAACGatttaatatttgaaaatatacttattaaTAACGATTTTATAGATGAAATAAATCTAAGTGAGAATGAAGAGAAGATGTCAATGGAAGAAGAAAACTTAATTAAAGATGTTCATTTCCTTTTAGacaaaaccaaaaaaaatattagtgtaataaaatgtttagaatataatgaaacttatttatatagtcatattttttatcttttatttctgAATAAATACAATTACTACATAATTAGCGGATTCTTTAATacattatgttattattcaTCATATACTGAATATAGcaattatgaatatacaaatttaattaaaaaggggaaagaaaaatctattgaatacttatttttagaatttctcgttaaatataaaaatatatacacttttGGTTATATAAGAgatgatattttatttttgtatatacgatattataaaatgtattatatcgAGTATGACTACACCATTGTTGATAAAGTTTTTTGTGACTATAACAGAGAAAAAGCAAATACTTTTTGGAATGGCACAAATAATAAGGATGTGTGTAACATGGGGAATAGTACCATCAAGATAAGCGGCAATCTTGATGATGCTTcgaaaacaataaataatgagATGAACATGATAGACCATGATATGACTACCCAATGGGATATTAGGGGCTGTGAAAATAGCGGCAGCAGTAGTAATgggtttttttctttacataACTGCAACATGCATAACATTAATTTGAGCGAAATAATAATGTTGgagaagaaatataaaaagtttgattttgcaaaaaatttatttcataattaCAGTATATTCTTTgatagaaatataatatttctgaAGAGcgataataaaaattgggataatatgaataaggaggaaaaaaaaagagagaagaaaataagaagaaaaacaaataaacaaattaaaaaaaaatttcatacaAAAATCGAATTATTagaatatgtaaatatttgtttaattaaaatattgtattacttaaacaattttaatttaattcagctagaaatttttttaaaaagtgtaaattcatttgtaaaattttcagttattaataatttcacTGCTTTTTGCTTCTTGAATTTTTTCCTTCACTCCTTAGAGAAATACACTTGTTTTTCTCTTATTAAAACGATATCCGAgttaataataaacatttttatgtgTCCAACCATTCacttaaacataaaaaaattggcCATGTTTTTGATCTTAAACCTGCTGCTCCACAGGTGA
- a CDS encoding hypothetical protein (conserved Plasmodium protein) has translation MNYSECLHKFVNAHSDNFLQSFYAVVESSQIECLECPIEKTSTDNFLIKIYINNIIHNIRTLLLTCISGSVSNLLHNTVIDEKKKCFYVNCDSDIATNTLHNTEVKNENKHYVRDDERKENINKTFSGDEYFLNKCKTIYYMRKSLQNAHIKTNDNINLKNNILDCYI, from the exons atgaattacaGTGAATGCTTACATAAGTTTGTTAATGCGCATTCGGATAATTTCTTGCAAAGCTTTTATGCAGTCGTAGAAAGTTCAcaa atagaATGTCTTGAGTGCCCAATAGAGAAAACAAGCACAGataactttttaataaagatatatattaataatata ATACATAACATTAGAACGTTATTATTGACATGCATAAGCGGGTCAGTGAGTAACCTACTTCATAATACGGTTATcgacgaaaaaaaaaaatgcttttaCGTAAATTGTGATAGCGACATTGCTACGAATACTCTTCATAATACTGAGGTAAAGAATGAGAATAAACATTACGTTAGAGATGATGAACgcaaagaaaatattaacaaaacatTCAGTGGTGACgagtattttttaaataaatgcaaaacGATATACTATATGAGAAAAAGCTTACAAAATGCTCATATAAAGACAAATGACAACATTAACTtgaaaaacaatattttagattgttatatataa
- a CDS encoding protein MGET, which produces MSKIKDKNKKFSSAVYPLKKQTKDTKLKNNTINNNNFLNNSNKNGCKVEEDNLINKLTELNSILQDNKDEINNLKQENDAFSSQITNFVKKCKELQHIYDEKEKEVITLRKNEKKLLQELNKFHCEKEELEAEIKHLLHIDKNKNVDINNMSEQITVLKNEIYEKNNEIGTLNNNVKRLDEKIISLQNENAKNKQAVCNNLKRQDKINEHMNAKESEITTLEEKIQKLNKNIKEKIDENENCKKKIQQQNSRITYLTEKIQNLEKDQKNDKDKLKKYAENIKALKKANNKKDEQNKEYKIEVEKKVQEDAIFNAQFYNLSKKKDKNKKKRNTQDSCVLTANVKNKAKMRDKNSSCKRPSTTRSSSRSNSHSCGSSSSNIYDEEIVSFSSRYNLNKKA; this is translated from the exons atgagcaaaataaaagataaaaataaaaaattctccAGTGCAGTATATCCTCTAAAAA AACAAACAAAagatacaaaattaaaaaataatactatcaataataataactttttaaaCAACTCGAATAAAAATGGTTGCAAAGTGGAGGAAGATAACTTAATTAACAAACTGACGGAGTTAAATTCAATTTTACAAGATAATAAAGATGAGATAAACAACCTCAAACAGGAAAATGATGCCTTTTCATCACAA ATTACAAACTTCGTCAAGAAGTGCAAGGAGCTACAACACATATACgacgaaaaagaaaaagaggtGATTacattaagaaaaaatgaaaaaaagctGTTGcaagaattaaataaatttcattgTGAAAAAGAAGAGTTAGAAGCagaaataaaacatttactACATATagataagaataaaaatgttgACATTAATAACATGAGTGAACAAATAacagttttaaaaaatgaaatatacgaaaaaaacaatgaaattggtacattaaataataatgtaaaacgTTTGGATGAGAAAATAATATCTcttcaaaatgaaaatgcaaaaaataaacaagctgtttgtaataatttaaaaagacaagataaaataaatgagcaCATGAATGCAAAAGAAAGTGAAATTACTACATTGGAggaaaaaattcaaaaattaaataagaatataaaagaaaaaatagatgaaaatgaaaattgtaaaaagaaGATTCAACAACAGAATAGTAGAATAACATATCTTACTGAAAAAATTCAGAATTTAGAAAAGGatcaaaaaaatgataaagataaacttaaaaaatatgcagaAAACATTAAAGcattaaaaaaagcaaataataaaaaagatgaacaaaataaagaatacaAAATAGAAGTAGAAAAAAAGGTGCAAGAAGATGCTATTTTTAATGctcaattttataatttaagtaaaaaaaaagataaaaataaaaaaaagaggaacaCTCAGGATAGCTGTGTTTTAACAGCTAATGTTAAGAATAAAGCTAAAATGCGAGATAAAAATAGCTCATGCAAACGTCCTAGTACTACTAGAAGCAGCAGCAGAAGCAATAGTCATAGTTGtggtagtagtagcagtaataTTTACGACGAAGAAATTGTAAGCTTTTCAAGCCGGtacaatttaaataaaaaagcatgA
- a CDS encoding mediator of RNA polymerase II transcription subunit 6 translates to MTESYYESTLKKENKIEYVDNLYLSKNILNNTENALNYFYTSPFYTSRSHISLNEKIRVGKIVNDDEEGYLYDITYDNLSILKINEPSDLVGIHIYYNTNSIFHISLTHKYKLKNVFCKKVIQMFCIFNGKIYSSRSFGELLTNKINSIVRNIENFYDCVNDMTNFNITSNYYFESKLDEQMDNLYKDYHLNDVYISTKKKKKKMCS, encoded by the coding sequence ATGACAGAATCGTATTACGAATCTAcacttaaaaaagaaaataaaattgagtATGTTGATAACTTATATTTGTCGAAAAATATACTGAACAATACAGAAAAtgcattaaattatttttacacatCCCCTTTCTATACATCTAGAAGTCATATATccttaaatgaaaaaattcgAGTAGGAAAAATTGTtaatgatgatgaagaaGGATACCTTTACGATATAACTTATGATAACCTTAGTATTTTAAAGATAAATGAACCTTCTGATTTAGTTggtattcatatatattataatacaaattctatatttcatatttcgttgacacataaatataaattgaaaaatgttttttgCAAAAAGGTTATTCAAATGTTTTGTATTTTCaatggaaaaatatacaGCTCTAGGTCGTTTGGGGAGTTactaacaaataaaataaatagtattGTACGAAATATAGAGAATTTTTATGATTGTGTAAATGATATGAcgaattttaatataacgtcaaactattattttgaaaGCAAATTAGACGAACAGATGGATAATCTGTACAAAGACTATCATCTTAACgatgtatatatttcaacaaaaaaaaaaaaaaaaaaaatgtgtagcTAA